The Patescibacteria group bacterium genome window below encodes:
- a CDS encoding glucosamine-6-phosphate deaminase, which yields MKVIICEDYMKMSKKAAEVFTGQIKEKPDSVLGFATGSTPAGLYQELIKACERGEVDFSQITSFNLDEYYKISPDNEQSYHYFMREQLFDHINIKSKNIHMPSIMMGARAPIQPQGGAGALAPTQAPVPDGETKDIKQFCTDYEEAIIQAGGIDLQVLGIGKNGHIAFNEPGSSSNSRTRLVDLTQDTINANSRFFDKIDEVPKQAITMGLATIMECKKIIMLANGSSKAEAMVKALEGSVTEEVPASILQKHSEVIFIMDKEAGGLLS from the coding sequence ATGAAAGTAATTATCTGCGAAGATTATATGAAGATGAGCAAAAAGGCGGCCGAGGTTTTTACGGGCCAAATAAAGGAAAAACCTGATTCTGTCCTGGGTTTTGCAACCGGCTCAACGCCAGCTGGCCTGTATCAAGAACTAATCAAAGCTTGCGAGCGAGGAGAGGTGGATTTTAGCCAAATCACCTCTTTTAATTTAGATGAGTATTATAAAATAAGCCCTGACAACGAACAAAGTTATCATTATTTTATGCGAGAGCAGTTGTTTGATCATATTAATATTAAATCCAAGAATATCCATATGCCCTCAATAATGATGGGAGCAAGGGCTCCCATCCAGCCACAGGGTGGAGCTGGAGCCCTTGCTCCGACTCAAGCTCCAGTCCCGGACGGCGAAACAAAAGATATTAAACAATTTTGCACTGATTACGAGGAAGCGATTATCCAGGCCGGGGGTATTGATTTGCAAGTGCTCGGCATTGGTAAAAATGGCCACATTGCTTTTAATGAGCCGGGCAGTTCATCCAACTCGCGGACTCGATTAGTAGATTTAACCCAAGACACCATTAACGCTAACTCTCGTTTCTTTGACAAGATAGACGAAGTCCCGAAGCAAGCCATCACCATGGGCTTAGCCACGATTATGGAATGCAAAAAAATTATAATGCTCGCTAACGGTTCAAGCAAGGCCGAGGCAATGGTTAAAGCGCTGGAAGGATCGGTGACTGAAGAAGTGCCAGCCTCAATCTTACAAAAACATTCGGAGGTGATATTTATTATGGATAAAGAAGCAGGGGGATTGTTGTCGTAG
- a CDS encoding bifunctional 5,10-methylene-tetrahydrofolate dehydrogenase/5,10-methylene-tetrahydrofolate cyclohydrolase (catalyzes the formation of 5,10-methenyltetrahydrofolate from 5,10-methylenetetrahydrofolate and subsequent formation of 10-formyltetrahydrofolate from 5,10-methenyltetrahydrofolate), which produces MPKFNSQIINGRFLADKIFHEIRQEIVKKKLTPSLAVILVGDSKASKVYVKLKQKACLKCGIEFYLYELPKDALEKQVLECLDFLNQDKEINGIIVQLPLPKHLDEDKIIKALDPRKDADGFHPENIKLLKNGRPYIIPGLCEGIIKLIRATREDISDKNVLIVSNSQIFAEPFNHLFVKGRRVKTCEWVSPQDKNFSEKTKEADVIIIAIGKPKFLKANMIKKEVIIIDVGCNFIKNIGSRLKRAVWGDVDFTSCGKKAKWISPVPGGVGPVTVAMLLANTVKLYKQQHKIISS; this is translated from the coding sequence ATGCCTAAATTTAATTCACAAATTATTAACGGTCGGTTTTTAGCCGACAAAATTTTTCATGAAATTCGTCAAGAGATTGTGAAAAAAAAATTAACTCCATCACTGGCAGTTATTTTGGTCGGCGATAGCAAGGCCTCAAAAGTTTACGTTAAGCTTAAACAAAAAGCCTGCTTAAAATGCGGTATTGAGTTTTATTTATACGAGCTGCCCAAGGATGCTTTGGAAAAGCAAGTTTTAGAGTGTCTGGATTTTTTAAATCAAGACAAAGAAATAAATGGCATTATTGTTCAGCTTCCCTTGCCCAAGCATTTGGACGAAGATAAAATTATCAAGGCTTTAGACCCCCGAAAAGATGCTGATGGTTTTCACCCCGAAAATATCAAACTTTTAAAAAATGGCCGGCCTTATATTATACCGGGATTATGCGAGGGGATTATTAAATTGATTCGGGCGACAAGGGAGGATATAAGCGATAAAAATGTTTTGATAGTTTCCAATAGTCAAATTTTTGCCGAGCCGTTTAATCATCTGTTTGTTAAAGGCAGACGGGTCAAAACATGTGAGTGGGTATCGCCTCAAGACAAAAATTTTTCCGAAAAGACCAAGGAGGCTGACGTTATCATTATTGCCATTGGCAAACCAAAATTTTTAAAAGCCAATATGATTAAAAAAGAAGTTATTATTATTGATGTTGGCTGCAATTTTATTAAAAATATTGGCTCGCGGCTGAAGCGAGCAGTTTGGGGCGATGTTGATTTTACTTCCTGCGGCAAAAAAGCTAAGTGGATTTCGCCAGTGCCTGGCGGAGTCGGGCCGGTTACGGTGGCTATGTTGTTGGCTAATACGGTTAAACTTTACAAACAACAACACAAAATAATTTCTTCCTGA
- a CDS encoding pesticidal protein Cry7Aa, which translates to MAKVEKLGVILRPTKRAFESRCVLNPATYREGNYVHLFYRAVNNKHQSAIGYAKLEGPLKVIERKETPIIKREFEYESTGVEDPRIVKLGKTFYMTYVAHDGKNAITALATSKDLSNFEKKGIITPRISYDKAEDLFRTSKLKDKYFFFEAYYKDRMAYDVLLWDKDVFLFPQKIKSKYALINRILPDIQIVYFKEFKELASDLFWRKYLRQLSKYVVLENRHWYESRNIGGGCPPIKTRAGWLLIYHAVEELNKIKRYHAGAALLDFKNPQKVIGRLRDPLFSPEESWERQGETSNVVFPTGTAIFGNDLYIYYGAADIRIAVARVNLKELLKELIHAKEES; encoded by the coding sequence ATGGCAAAAGTAGAAAAATTAGGCGTGATATTGCGGCCGACAAAGCGCGCTTTTGAAAGCAGGTGCGTTTTGAATCCGGCAACCTATCGGGAAGGTAACTATGTCCATTTATTTTATCGGGCAGTTAACAATAAACATCAGTCTGCTATCGGTTATGCCAAGCTCGAGGGTCCGCTTAAGGTGATAGAGCGCAAAGAAACGCCGATTATCAAAAGAGAGTTTGAATATGAATCAACAGGCGTGGAAGACCCCAGGATTGTAAAATTGGGAAAAACTTTTTATATGACTTACGTTGCCCATGACGGTAAAAACGCTATCACAGCGCTTGCCACCAGCAAAGATCTATCAAACTTTGAAAAAAAAGGAATTATTACGCCAAGAATTTCTTATGACAAGGCCGAGGATTTATTTCGGACATCAAAATTAAAAGATAAATATTTCTTTTTCGAGGCTTATTATAAGGACAGAATGGCTTATGATGTTTTGCTCTGGGATAAAGATGTTTTTTTGTTCCCCCAAAAAATAAAAAGCAAATATGCTTTGATTAATCGGATTCTCCCTGACATCCAGATAGTTTATTTTAAGGAATTTAAGGAATTAGCCAGCGATTTGTTCTGGCGGAAATATTTGAGGCAACTTTCTAAATATGTGGTTTTGGAGAACAGGCACTGGTACGAATCAAGGAATATCGGCGGCGGCTGCCCGCCGATTAAGACCAGGGCTGGCTGGCTTTTGATTTATCACGCGGTTGAAGAGCTAAATAAAATCAAAAGATACCACGCGGGAGCGGCTTTGCTTGATTTTAAAAATCCGCAGAAAGTGATTGGCCGCTTGCGCGATCCGCTTTTTTCTCCGGAAGAATCTTGGGAGAGGCAAGGAGAGACAAGCAATGTAGTTTTTCCAACCGGCACTGCTATTTTTGGCAACGACCTTTATATATATTACGGAGCCGCTGATATAAGAATTGCTGTGGCAAGGGTCAATCTTAAGGAACTGCTTAAAGAATTAATCCATGCAAAAGAAGAATCATAA